The genomic interval TCGTCGAGCAGTGACGCCTGGGTCCGGGTTCCCGGGGCGCCAGCCGGTGCGGGAATCGTCCGGCGCACGACCATGTCGCGGATCTCGCCGATCCCGGCGTCGCCGCTGAGCGGAAGCGCCTGAGCGCGCACGAGCTTCATCCCGATGTATTCCTTCGGGTTGTGCGAAGCAGTGATCTGGGCGCCGCCGTCGAAGTCATCGCGTGCGACGCCGTAGTAGAGCATGTCGGTCCCGACCAGGCCGAAGTCGGTGACGCTAGCACCCTGCGCGAGGGCTCCCTCAATGAACGCACCGGCGATCTCGGGCGCCGCGACTCGCATATCTCGGCCGACAGCGATGCGACGGGCGCCGAGGTAGTCCACGAAGGCGCGGCCGATCTGACGGGCGAGGTCTACGTCGATCTGGCGCGGGTGGATCCCGCGTATGTCGTACGCCTTGAAGATTGACGCGTCTATCGCTGCCGGCATCCGGTCAAGGTCGAATCAGTCGTACGGCCGGGCTTGCCGCGTGGAGCCCGCGAGCTCGCCCAACAGGTTCGTTCAGGCATGAGTATAGGAGGTGACGGTCGTGCTGTCGCCCAACACGGTACCGGGACCCAGTGTCGCATGGTTGCCAATGATGCAGTCACGCCCGGCGATGGCGCCTCGAAGCACGGCGCCGATGCCGATGGTGCTGCCGGGCCACACGATTGAGTCGCGCAGCTCCGCTTCGGGCTTGACGAGCACGTCCTCGCCAATGACGGCGTAAGGGCCTACTTCGGCCCCGGCACGGATGGTCGCGCCGGGCCCGACGTAACACGGGCCGTTCAGGTTCGCGCCCGGATCGACGGTCGCGCCGTCGGCCACCGTCGGCTCGCCAGTGCTAGCCGGACGGTCGCACAGGCAGGCCGAATGGCACAATCCATCCAGAATGTCGCGGTGCGCCGCCAGATAAGCCTCCGGCGTCCCGATATCGCGCCAGTAGCATTCCTCGATGTACGCGGCGACCGTCTCACCGCGTTCGATCAGTGCGGGGAAATAGCCACGTTCGATCGAGTGTTTCTCGTTCGCCGGGATCAGGTCGAAGGTGTCGGGTTCAAGAAGGTAGACGCCAGCGTTTATCGTCCGGCAGGTTACCTCCGACGGATCGGGCTTCTCGACGAAGCGGGTGATCCGCCCCTCCGGGTCGGTCTCAACCAGGCCATAACGTGTTGGATCCTCAACCGGCTTGAGGAAAATCGTTGCGTGCGCGTCGAGTGCCCGGTGCCGCTGAAGCATGGCGTTGAGATCGATATCGGTGAGGACGTCACCGTTGAAGACGAACGTCGTGCCATCAAGATGCGACTCGGCGAATTTCACGGCGCCGCCCGTGCCGCGGGGTTCGGGCTCGACGAGGTAGCGGACCGGCAGGCCTGCGTCGCCGCCGCCCCGTACGGTCGCCTCAATCCGGTCCGGCCGGTAGTTGAGGCTCAGGATCACTTCGTCGACGGCGGGGACACGCCGGAGAAGGTCTATCTGGTGATAAAGGAAGGGTCGATCAAACAGAGGCACGATCGGCTTGGGCGTGGAGAGGGTCAGGGGTCTCAACCGTGTTCCGAAGCCGCCGGCAAGGAGAATCGCCTTCATCGAATCCCAGGATCATACCCACACGTTGAGACGGGCGGTTGCCGGCAGAGGCGACCGGACCCCTCGGAAAACCGACCCGCCCCCGAGCGTGGTTAGAATACAGATGGGTCGAGACAGCCGCGGATGAACCTGCCCAATACGCTAACCCTCGCCCGGATCTTTCTGATCCCACTCCTGGTCGTCGTGCTGCTCACGCGGTTCGAGGCGGAGCGGATCTTCGGCCTCCCGAAGGAAGTTGTTGGCGCGGCGATCTTCGGTCTCGCGGCGTTCACCGACTGGCTCGACGGCTACGTGGCGCGTCGGCGCCGGCAAGTGACCCAACTCGGCCAGTTGATGGACCCGCTGGCGGACAAGCTGCTGATTACCGCCGCGCTCATCTCGCTCGTGCAGATGGGGATGGCTCCCGCCTGGATGGTCGCGGTCATCCTCGGACGCGAACTGGCTATCACGGTGCTCCGAAGCATCGCCTATACGCGTGGCGTGACGATCCCTGCCTCGCGCCTCGGCAAGGTAAAGATGGCGTCACAGGTCGTAGCGATCCTCCTCCTGATCCTGGGCAACCAGGTGTGGATCTTCTGGCTGCTCGGGACGATCGCGCTCTGGCTGGTGCTGACCGCCGCGATTTGGTCGGCGATCGACTACTACCGGCGGTATGGTGGTGTCATCACCGATCCAGGTCCATCGCAACCTTGAGTTCGGCGATCCGGCGGTTGGCGTCCTCGATGAACTCCGTATTGGGGAACTCCTCAACCAGCCGCTCGAAGTACGGCAGTGCTTCCGCTCCCCGGTTCAATTGGGCAAGCGAATCGCCAAGGTGGAAGTACACCTGATCGCGCCGGGTGTAGGCCGGGTCTTCGTCCAGGATCTCGCGGAAACGGGAGATGGCCCCTGGAAAGTAATTGGCTCGATAGTAGTAGCGGCCGACGAGGAAACTCGAGTCGCTCAGCCGGTCGCGCGCCTCACGCAGCTTTGATCGCACTTCGTCGATCAGCTCGGCTGTGGAAAACTCGGAGTAGGTCTGCATGAAGCGCTCGAACTCCTCGACGGCGAACCGGGTCTCCGACTGGTCACGCTCCGGGCGGCGCATCTGGTTGTAGTAGACCATCCCCAGTTTGTATTGGGCCTCGGGGCCCAGCGGGTGCGTGGGCGGATAGAGCCGGAGGAACTCGCGCAGTTCGGCGAGCGCAGCGACGAAGCCGGTTGCCGATCCCTCTCCTTCGTAAGTCTCCACGACGCCAATCCGCGCGTTGGCGCGCAGTTCGCTCTGCGGGTAGTTGTCGCGAATCTGAACGAAGTACTCGCGGGCAGTCGCCCATTCCTCCGCGGCCAGCGCCTCCTGGCCACGTTCGAAGAGAAGCGTGTCGGCTCCCTCGGCGGTAAACGGAACTTCCGGTTCCGGATTTCCACCGCAGGCGGAGAAAGCCGCCAGGGTGAGCATCGCGAGGGCGACTGCGACGGGCCGGAGTCGGCGCGGGCTTCGCGCCCGCAAGCCAAGCGTCATGCTACGTTGGACGGCACATTCGTCAACCATTGGTACTCTGCCAGTATCCCATCTTCCAGGGCAACAGTGGGAACGAACCCCAGGTCCGTCCGGGCGCGTGACGTGTCGGCGAACGTGTCGCGCATGTCGCCCTTCTGCGCCGCCTCGCAATGGATCTCGGGTTTGCGTCCCGTCACGTCGGCAATTACATCGAGAATCTCGTTCATCGAGACTCGGGAGCCCCCGCCGATGTTGTAAACGCCGCCGGGGCGGCCGCGGAAACCGGCGGCGACAGTCGCGGCGACCGCATCCTCGACGAAGGTGAAGTCGCGCGTCTGCTCTCCGTCGCCGTACAGATGGATTGGCTCGCCAGCCGCCACGGCGCGGAGGAACCGGTTGAAGGCCATGTCGGGGCGCTGGCGTGGGCCGTATACGGTGAAGTAGCGGAGGGCCACGGCCGGAACACCGTTCGTCGCCTGGTAGAGGAGGCAGAGGTGCTCGGCCGCCAGCTTCGTCACGCCGTAGGGTGAGACCGGCTGCGGTCGCGCATCTTCGACCATCGGCAACTCCACGCGGTCGCCGTAGACCGACGAACTCGACGCGTAGACGAACCGCTCGAGTTGGCGGCTGGCGCATGCCTCGAGCAGGATCTGCGTCGCGTCGATGTTCAACTCGGTATAGATCGCGAAGTCGCGACCCCAGCTCGCCCGGACACCGGCCTGTGCCGCAAGATGAAATACATGCGTGACGCCGTCGAGCAGGTCTGGCAAGTCAGCGTTGCGAATGGAG from Acidobacteriota bacterium carries:
- a CDS encoding NDP-sugar synthase, producing the protein MKAILLAGGFGTRLRPLTLSTPKPIVPLFDRPFLYHQIDLLRRVPAVDEVILSLNYRPDRIEATVRGGGDAGLPVRYLVEPEPRGTGGAVKFAESHLDGTTFVFNGDVLTDIDLNAMLQRHRALDAHATIFLKPVEDPTRYGLVETDPEGRITRFVEKPDPSEVTCRTINAGVYLLEPDTFDLIPANEKHSIERGYFPALIERGETVAAYIEECYWRDIGTPEAYLAAHRDILDGLCHSACLCDRPASTGEPTVADGATVDPGANLNGPCYVGPGATIRAGAEVGPYAVIGEDVLVKPEAELRDSIVWPGSTIGIGAVLRGAIAGRDCIIGNHATLGPGTVLGDSTTVTSYTHA
- the pgsA gene encoding CDP-diacylglycerol--glycerol-3-phosphate 3-phosphatidyltransferase; the encoded protein is MNLPNTLTLARIFLIPLLVVVLLTRFEAERIFGLPKEVVGAAIFGLAAFTDWLDGYVARRRRQVTQLGQLMDPLADKLLITAALISLVQMGMAPAWMVAVILGRELAITVLRSIAYTRGVTIPASRLGKVKMASQVVAILLLILGNQVWIFWLLGTIALWLVLTAAIWSAIDYYRRYGGVITDPGPSQP
- the bamD gene encoding outer membrane protein assembly factor BamD: MVDECAVQRSMTLGLRARSPRRLRPVAVALAMLTLAAFSACGGNPEPEVPFTAEGADTLLFERGQEALAAEEWATAREYFVQIRDNYPQSELRANARIGVVETYEGEGSATGFVAALAELREFLRLYPPTHPLGPEAQYKLGMVYYNQMRRPERDQSETRFAVEEFERFMQTYSEFSTAELIDEVRSKLREARDRLSDSSFLVGRYYYRANYFPGAISRFREILDEDPAYTRRDQVYFHLGDSLAQLNRGAEALPYFERLVEEFPNTEFIEDANRRIAELKVAMDLDR
- a CDS encoding NAD-dependent epimerase/dehydratase family protein, producing the protein MRALVTGAAGFIGSHLSEHLLERGYEVTGLDAFTDYYAREVKEANLASLRKRAAFNFVETSIRNADLPDLLDGVTHVFHLAAQAGVRASWGRDFAIYTELNIDATQILLEACASRQLERFVYASSSSVYGDRVELPMVEDARPQPVSPYGVTKLAAEHLCLLYQATNGVPAVALRYFTVYGPRQRPDMAFNRFLRAVAAGEPIHLYGDGEQTRDFTFVEDAVAATVAAGFRGRPGGVYNIGGGSRVSMNEILDVIADVTGRKPEIHCEAAQKGDMRDTFADTSRARTDLGFVPTVALEDGILAEYQWLTNVPSNVA